The genome window AGCACTGGACATGATGGAATCTGCTCCGGTACTCGGCTTTGATGCAACCATTACAGGTACGGCTGACTATGCAGATATCAAGGATGCTGACCTGGTTATCATCACAGCAGGGATCGCACGCAAGCCTGGTATGTCCCGCGATGATCTCGTAAACACAAACGCTGGCATCATGAAATCCGTAGCGGAGCAAGTAAAAACACATGCTCCGAACTCCACTGTTATTGTTCTATCCAATCCGGTAGACGCAATGACCTATACGTTCTACACCACTTCCGGCTTCCCGAAAGAACGCGTCATCGGTCAATCCGGCGTTCTGGATACAGCTCGTTTCCGTACCTTCGTGGCTATGGAGCTGAATGTATCGGTAGAAGACGTAACTGGCTTCGTGCTAGGTGGTCATGGCGACGACATGGTTCCATTGGTTCGCTACTCCTACGCTGGGGGTATCCCACTGGAAACATTGATTCCTAAGGATCGTCTGGATGCAATCGTACAGCGCACCCGCACCGGCGGCGGCGAAATCGTAAACCTGCTGGGTAACGGTTCTGCATACTACGCTCCAGCGGCTTCCCTCGTCCAAATGGCAGAAGCCATCCTGAAAGACAAAAAACGTATTCTGCCTTCCATCGCTCTGCTGCAAGGCGAATACGGCTACAACAACCTGTACTTGGGCGTGCCTACTCTGCTGGGTGCAAATGGCATCGAGAAAATCTTCGAGCTGGAACTGACAGCAGAAGAAAAAGCAGCGCTCGACAAGTCTGCTGATTCCGTACGCAACGTCATGGCAGTTCTGAAATAAGAATAGCGTTCCCATGCAAAAGGCGCCTTTCATCTGGAAGGCGTCTTTTTGCATATTCGGAGGAATAATACCTAACAATGACCTGAAAATCTGAGCGGGAAGGGGATGTCGTTCATGAGAGTCCACATCAGGCGAGTACCTGATGGAAAGATCACCCTGCAGGAGACGTCAAAGGTCGCCATCATCACCATTAACCGCCCAGCAGCTCGCAATGCGCTGACGGCCAACATGTGGAAGGAATTGGCGCGCATTGGGCAATTGGCTGGCAATTCGACAAAAGCGAAGGTTATTTTGCTCAGGGGGACTCCCGGGCAATTTACGGCTGGAGCGGATATCAAAGAGTTTTGCGGGATGACGGTGGAGGAAGCCGAGCAAGCCTTTGTGCAGATGGAAGAAGCCATATCTGTATTTGAAAAGGTCCCGATGCCTGTGATCGCGGCGGTAGACGGTCCGGCAATGGGAGCCGGGTTTATCCTGTCACTGGCCTGTGATATGCGAATAGGGACGCTGAAAGCACGGATGGGCATCCCTGTAGGCAAGCTGGGAATCACCGTGGGTCCTTCCTTTATGCGCAGGATCATCCGGTTGATCGGACCGAGTCGGGCAACCGAGCTGGTCTATACAGGAAAACTGATTGACGCAGAAGAAGCAGCGGGCATGGGACTGCTCAACCGACTGATCACCTCAGAGGACCTGGACAAAGCGGCTTTGAAGCTCGCGGGAGTGGTCATGGAACAATCGGGAGCATCACTTCGGGCAGTGAAGCGGGCGGCACAGCATTGCGAATGGAAGCAGGAGGAGACATGGAGCTTTGTGGACCCTGCTGACTTTCCGGAGGGCTGCCTGGCCTTTGCCGAAAAGCGAAAGCCGAAGTTTTCGACAGGGGAATAATTGGATTGTAAAGGTGTCTTTACAAAAAAATTACTTGTCTTACGCAAGCCCGATTTGGCAGACTGAGAGTGTAGGGAGAATAAACAGACAAGAAACAGCAAGTGAATGATGGGATTCAGCAGGATGGTAACGCTAGGGGGAAAAGAGAACATGATCAAAGTATTGGTAGTGGATGACGAACCTTCCATTGTGAAGCTGCTGCAATTTAACTTGGAGAAATCAGGTTTTCAGGTGGTGACCGCCTTTGACGGGAAACAGGCATTGGATATGGTCAAAAGCGAGCAGCCTGATTTTATTATTCTCGATTTGATGCTGCCGAAGATGGATGGAATGGATGTATGCAAGACATTGCGCCAGGAGCGCGTAAACACACCCATTCTCATGCTGACGGCAAAGGACGATGAGCTCGACAAGATCCTGGGTCTGGAGCTCGGCGCGGATGATTATTTGACGAAGCCGTTCAGTCCGCGTGAAGTGATTGCCCGGGTCAAAGCGATCCTGCGGCGCATGCAGGCGGCTCCCGAAGTTTCGGTTACTCAGGAAGATGTTGTTCTGCAATTCGGGGACATTCGCATCTATCCGGAAAAATATGAAGTGTTCCGCAATGATACCAAAGTGGAGCTGACTCCAAAGGAGTTTGAGCTGCTGCATTATCTGGCCAGTCATCACGGACGTGTCCTGACGCGTGATCAGTTGCTCAACGCCGTTTGGAACTACGACTTTATCGGGGACTCCCGGATCGTAGACGTCCATGTCAGCCACTTGAGAGAAAAGCTGGAGGATGACACGAAGAACCCCCGCTACATCAAAACGGTCCGTGGCTTGGGGTACAAACTGGAAGGATAACGGGAGGCACTACCTTTGACTCGCTTTCGTATCAAACTCACCTTGACTATACTTGGATTGATCTCGCTGGTCCTGCTGCTGATGGGGATGTACTTTGCCAAGGTGCTCGAGAATTCCTACCTGCAGTCCTTGCATGAGCTGCTGTCGCGGGAATCCAAGCTCATTGCACAGGCAGTGCGCTTTCCGGATGTTTTCTCAAACAGGACAATACTTGAAGAGCGAGTGCTGCAGGTAGCTCCTAGCGACGAAGTGAGACTGACGGTCATCGACAAGGATGGCCTCGTTTTATATGACAACAGCACGCAGGCAAATGAAATGGAAAACCATCATGACAGGCCGGAATTCCTCGCAGCGCTGAACGGGGATACAGGAATCTCGCGCCGCTACAGTGTAACGTTGGGACACGATATGATGTATGTGGCGGTTCCCGTCATGCAAGGCACCGAGATCGTGGGAGCAGTCCGTTCCGCCATGTCCATGAAAGACATTACGGATACGATCCACAACATGTGGTACAGCTTGCTGACTGGCCTCCTGGTTACGCTGGTGGTTGGTTCGATCGTCGTTTCCCGCATTTCTTTTTCCATTATACGACCGATCGAAGAGATTACTCGCGTCGCCAGAAATATCACACAACGCCAGTACGAGAGCCGAGTGCGGATCAAGGCAAAGGATGAAATCGGCCAGCTGGCTGGGGCCATCAACTTTATGGCATCCAGTCTGGAGCAGCAAATGTACGAAATCTCGGAGAATCAGCAGCGCCTGTCCGGTGTGCTGACCAATATGACCAGCGGCGTGATCTTCATCTCCGAGCAGCGGCGGATCATGCTGGTCAATCCTGCGGTGGAAAAACTGCTGGGCACGCCAGGACATGAGATCGTAGGGAAGCTGCACATTGAAGCGGGCAAAAGCTTTGGCCTGAGCCAGTACATCGACCGCTGTCTGGATAAGAGTGAAAAGTTCCGCGAAGAAGTTCACATTTACTATCCAGAGGAGCGTGTGCTAGATGTGAATTTTGCCCCGTATATCAACTTTAAAGGGGAATCGCGAGGCGTAGTGGTAGTGCTTCACGACATCACGGACATACGTCGGCTGGAAAAGATGCGCAGTGATTTCGTGGCCAATGTGTCCCATGAGCTGAGGACGCCGATCACCTCGATCAAGGGCTTTACCGAAACACTGCTGGAAGGCGCTATGCAGGATGAGGAGACATGCCGCAATTTCCTGCAGATCATCTCGGATGAAAGCGAGAGGCTCTACCGGATGATTCGGGACATTTTGGACCTCTCCAAGATCGAGCAGAAACGCATTCCGCTGCACATAAGCCAAGTGCATCTGCAGGAGCTGATTGCATCGACTGTGGCCATCATCAATGATCAAGCACAGCGCAAGCAATTGACCATCCAGCTGCCGGGCCAAGAATCCGATATCTCTCTCATGACGGATAAAGATTGCCTGCAGCAGATCGTACTCAACCTGTTGTCCAATGCGGTAGCGTACACCCCGGAGGGCGGCAGCATCACGATCCTGGCAAGGCATGATGAGGCTGAGCAGCAGCTAAAAATTCAGGTGATCGATACCGGAATCGGCATACCTGAAAAGGACATCCCTCGCATTTTTGAGCGGTTCTATCGCGTGGACAAAGCGCGCAGCCGCGATTCCGGCGGGACCGGGTTGGGTCTGGCGATCGTCAAGCACCTGGTGGAAAATTTGCATGGACAAATCAGGGTGGAAAGCAAAGAAGGGAGAGGAACGACGTTTACAGTGACTCTTCCGTTGGTGTGAAACTTTACACAAAGATCATATTCCCTTTACCCAGTCTCTACAATCCCCTTGTACTATTTGTCGTGACATAGATAAATATGATGTCAGTTTGTACTCGTAACTATGAAGGGGGATGAAGGATATGTCGAGGCAAGCTTTTGAAGAACAGCAGGACGTCTTGCATCGCAAGCTGATGACGATGGGGACGCTGGTAGAAGAAGCGATCCACAAATCCATCAAGAGTCTGGTCGAGCGGGATGTGCGGCTAGCGGAACAAGTCATCGGCAACGATCATGTGATCAACGAGCTGGAGCACGAAATTCAGAGCGAGTGCTTTCGTCTGATTGCGCTGCAGCAGCCGGTGGGAAGCGATTTGCGTCGCTTGGGCACGATGCTCAAGCTGGTGACGGATCTGGAGCGAATGGGAGATCATGCGGTGTCCATTGCCAAGACGACCCGACGGCTGATGACGGAGCCGTACGTCAAGCCGTTGATTGATATCCCATTGATGGCCGATCACGTGAAAGCAATGGTACGCGATTGCTTGAATGCTTACATTGCCCGTAATAAAGAAGCCGCGGAAGAAATTGCGGCACGCGATGATATTGTCGACAAGCTGTTTTCGACTATTTTCCGCGATTTGATTGAAGTGATGACCAAAAATAGCACGGCGATTTCACAAGGTACCCATCTTCTCCTGGTAGCCCAATACTTGGAGAGAATTGCAGACCATGTGACGAACATTTGTGAATGGATTATTTACATGTCGACAGGAAAATTGACGGATCTGAACAAATAATCGCCCTTATACCTCATAAAGAAAGTCGTTGCGAGCTTGCTTGCAGCGGCTTTTTTTGTACAGGTAAGAACGACCGGAGCTTATTTGAGGGCATTCCGGGACAGTGGCCCATTTGTTTTCCCGTGCATACAATACAGGGATTCAACCTGCAACAGGAAGCACGGGAGGGTATAGCGATGACCAAAAGAGAACGACATATTTATGCCGCTGGTAACACCGCGAGAGGATACAAGACGTTCTTCGAATCTGTTCTGGAAGGGATGGAACGGATTTACTGTTTGACAGGCGTCGTGGAAGGAATAACGTCCCCGCTGATTGAAACGATCGGGCAGGAAATGGGCAGAAAAACGGATCGGGTCGAATGGATTCATTCCCCGTACGATAAGGGGCAATTTGATGGCGTGATTTTCCCCGAATGGAAAGTGGCGATCATGGATGGCAGCTATCCACGGAAGACGAGGCCGTTCGCCCCGGGAGTGACGGAGATCCAGGTGAATTTGCAGACCTCGCTGCATGTTGACCGGCTGACCCCTTATGCGGCGCAGATCGCAGGCTGGTTTGAAGGCATCGAACGCAAAAGCCAGGAGGCCTATGAGGCGTTTGGAGAGGCGCTGCGCATCCATGATGAATGGGAAGCGCCATATATTGCAAATCTGGATCGCGAAAAGGCAAATCTCGTGACGGAGGAACTCATCAGCCTGCTCTTTACAGATGAACCGCTGTCAAAGCCGGCGAATGTCAGGCGGATGTACTTGGGAGCAGCCACGCCCCAAGGTCCAAACGATCACATCATGAAGCTGACCGATCATCTGGAAAAACGATATTTCATCAAGGGAAGGCCTGGCTCAGGAAAGTCGACCATGCTCAAAAAACTGGTGAATGAAGCGGTCAAGCAGGGAGTTGACGTGGAAGTATACCACTGTGGGTTGGACCCGCACAGTCTGGACATGGTCATCCTCCCTGAAAAGAGTGTCGCCCTTTTTGACAGCACGGCCCCTCACGAATACTTTCCGAGCAAACCCACGGACGAAGTGGTCGACATGTACGAGCGGGCGATTGCTTCGGGGACCGACGAACAGTATGAGGCAGAGCTCACCGACATCAAAGCGCGGTATACTCAAAAAATAAAGGAAGCGACGGCATGCCTCGGGGTAGCCAAAGAGCTGCGTGATCAACTGAATCACGTGTACGTGGAAGCGACCGACCATCAGCGATTGAAGGCTGTCGTGCAGGCCATCATGAGCCGACTGGCACGCATGTAG of Brevibacillus choshinensis contains these proteins:
- the mdh gene encoding malate dehydrogenase, with the translated sequence MAFQRKKIAVIGSGFTGATTAFILAQKELGDVVLVDIPQLENPTKGKALDMMESAPVLGFDATITGTADYADIKDADLVIITAGIARKPGMSRDDLVNTNAGIMKSVAEQVKTHAPNSTVIVLSNPVDAMTYTFYTTSGFPKERVIGQSGVLDTARFRTFVAMELNVSVEDVTGFVLGGHGDDMVPLVRYSYAGGIPLETLIPKDRLDAIVQRTRTGGGEIVNLLGNGSAYYAPAASLVQMAEAILKDKKRILPSIALLQGEYGYNNLYLGVPTLLGANGIEKIFELELTAEEKAALDKSADSVRNVMAVLK
- a CDS encoding enoyl-CoA hydratase/isomerase family protein, encoding MRVHIRRVPDGKITLQETSKVAIITINRPAARNALTANMWKELARIGQLAGNSTKAKVILLRGTPGQFTAGADIKEFCGMTVEEAEQAFVQMEEAISVFEKVPMPVIAAVDGPAMGAGFILSLACDMRIGTLKARMGIPVGKLGITVGPSFMRRIIRLIGPSRATELVYTGKLIDAEEAAGMGLLNRLITSEDLDKAALKLAGVVMEQSGASLRAVKRAAQHCEWKQEETWSFVDPADFPEGCLAFAEKRKPKFSTGE
- a CDS encoding response regulator transcription factor codes for the protein MIKVLVVDDEPSIVKLLQFNLEKSGFQVVTAFDGKQALDMVKSEQPDFIILDLMLPKMDGMDVCKTLRQERVNTPILMLTAKDDELDKILGLELGADDYLTKPFSPREVIARVKAILRRMQAAPEVSVTQEDVVLQFGDIRIYPEKYEVFRNDTKVELTPKEFELLHYLASHHGRVLTRDQLLNAVWNYDFIGDSRIVDVHVSHLREKLEDDTKNPRYIKTVRGLGYKLEG
- the pnpS gene encoding two-component system histidine kinase PnpS, which encodes MTRFRIKLTLTILGLISLVLLLMGMYFAKVLENSYLQSLHELLSRESKLIAQAVRFPDVFSNRTILEERVLQVAPSDEVRLTVIDKDGLVLYDNSTQANEMENHHDRPEFLAALNGDTGISRRYSVTLGHDMMYVAVPVMQGTEIVGAVRSAMSMKDITDTIHNMWYSLLTGLLVTLVVGSIVVSRISFSIIRPIEEITRVARNITQRQYESRVRIKAKDEIGQLAGAINFMASSLEQQMYEISENQQRLSGVLTNMTSGVIFISEQRRIMLVNPAVEKLLGTPGHEIVGKLHIEAGKSFGLSQYIDRCLDKSEKFREEVHIYYPEERVLDVNFAPYINFKGESRGVVVVLHDITDIRRLEKMRSDFVANVSHELRTPITSIKGFTETLLEGAMQDEETCRNFLQIISDESERLYRMIRDILDLSKIEQKRIPLHISQVHLQELIASTVAIINDQAQRKQLTIQLPGQESDISLMTDKDCLQQIVLNLLSNAVAYTPEGGSITILARHDEAEQQLKIQVIDTGIGIPEKDIPRIFERFYRVDKARSRDSGGTGLGLAIVKHLVENLHGQIRVESKEGRGTTFTVTLPLV
- the phoU gene encoding phosphate signaling complex protein PhoU, whose protein sequence is MSRQAFEEQQDVLHRKLMTMGTLVEEAIHKSIKSLVERDVRLAEQVIGNDHVINELEHEIQSECFRLIALQQPVGSDLRRLGTMLKLVTDLERMGDHAVSIAKTTRRLMTEPYVKPLIDIPLMADHVKAMVRDCLNAYIARNKEAAEEIAARDDIVDKLFSTIFRDLIEVMTKNSTAISQGTHLLLVAQYLERIADHVTNICEWIIYMSTGKLTDLNK